One window of the Nitrospirota bacterium genome contains the following:
- the rsmA gene encoding ribosomal RNA small subunit methyltransferase A, with protein MVRPLRDVFRETALRPSKSLGQNFLHQKGIIEKIVSLAEVDREDRILEIGSGSGFLTEALAKRARKVWAFELDRRLIESLRREMGAFPNVEVIHADAMDFEKWVPGGSANKVVANLPYSIATVLTLKLLWASSRWVASGESRDGHVVLAPSGLELLCLMVQREVANRMTAAVGSKEYGFLGVMCQAFSVPSIAWKVSAENFVPRPEVESAVVLFRLPGPWRDEIPDPEVFRKIVSAAFGHRRKTILNSLRRADPKLELSDEVIEIMMKAAGAGNLTRAQELTVEQFVQLSNAYSRSRS; from the coding sequence TTGGTCAGGCCGCTGCGTGACGTTTTCCGGGAGACCGCCCTCCGGCCGTCGAAGTCGCTGGGGCAAAACTTTCTTCATCAGAAGGGCATCATCGAGAAGATCGTCTCGCTGGCGGAGGTGGATCGGGAGGATCGAATTCTGGAGATTGGGTCCGGGTCGGGGTTTCTCACGGAGGCTCTGGCGAAACGCGCCCGGAAAGTGTGGGCCTTTGAGCTGGACCGCCGGTTGATCGAATCGCTGCGGCGGGAGATGGGGGCGTTTCCTAATGTGGAGGTCATTCACGCGGACGCGATGGACTTCGAGAAATGGGTGCCCGGGGGGAGCGCGAACAAGGTTGTGGCCAATCTTCCCTATTCGATTGCGACGGTGTTGACGCTCAAACTGTTGTGGGCGTCGTCCCGCTGGGTCGCTTCCGGCGAGTCGCGGGACGGCCATGTCGTCCTGGCGCCGTCTGGACTGGAGCTGTTATGTCTCATGGTTCAGAGAGAGGTGGCGAACCGGATGACGGCCGCCGTGGGTTCGAAGGAGTATGGATTCCTCGGAGTCATGTGTCAGGCGTTTTCGGTTCCATCGATCGCGTGGAAAGTGTCCGCCGAGAATTTCGTTCCCCGGCCGGAGGTGGAGTCGGCTGTGGTGCTCTTCAGGCTCCCCGGCCCGTGGAGGGACGAAATTCCGGACCCGGAGGTCTTCCGAAAAATTGTATCGGCGGCATTCGGGCACCGTCGGAAGACGATCCTGAATTCCCTTCGGCGCGCGGACCCCAAACTGGAGTTGAGCGATGAGGTCATTGAGATCATGATGAAGGCGGCCGGAGCGGGGAACTTGACGCGCGCTCAGGAACTTACCGTGGAGCAGTTCGTGCAACTTTCGAACGCCTACTCGCGGTCCCGCTCATGA